One genomic segment of Mytilus trossulus isolate FHL-02 chromosome 4, PNRI_Mtr1.1.1.hap1, whole genome shotgun sequence includes these proteins:
- the LOC134714925 gene encoding uncharacterized protein LOC134714925 has product MSPRDSITGNHMGSQSKNMSGFSESVPDLSEKSAINDWSRIRDVREGYMSKDDNFTPQRKTLRSNENFIGQRSVNNPHTHMSFIESNSPSRKQQYSQSLMQQNITSPNSSQQGHTVFPHKSVEASKVGLSGSQQVFSNSASVRGNHKRQSTVEQEPVREQYRISQKPKVNSSSVGLNDINVQQAWSQFQQMQQSLEQLQQSSNEILQDLDNEERENEEWISVINKKAIGIENRLLRIEEKTKDDELTLQQLADLVKTIGGKFDDIEDILKTLSIHDECDDVNNVEQLNDGSASEIESVQPVPEEVSSLIVSELVPNGTVSKPMPGETVSEPIAGGSKEIPGNGEEVLQDINIDYTSLPNISKDNRGYKQRCTGRSDDNRRQIRKDRKNKNIKTTSERDHEQSVQSHSSSSNVRKKETKEASRPSEQTNSPAKQAKEQQSTTSHQTSSPARQAKQQQPTTSHQNTSSGRPPVVKESKPSYSLPDDRDDYRNLPVLAMGEQVLPSMQQETIPNADKFWMGLVEREKEAAEKGSLPKGDGEDTYLILDTSASMEGQPLSDLMKTARTFLNGLCKNAQLTQENVCIVEVGKATRVLVHKTNSRDKLLSSLGQLRPGGMSPVTGALLLIEGIIARNPAPKKVVVISDGKMTPIHIKSGKDLPDLHNEQLKIQLKILGHNMRALNARIFFVPVGPYDSSLMEGLIKDTRGDEILPANISRLYNWTRNTILTLKLAADCRKQHPGISIDNDQFRAVIERAGSECQIGPEEVNDMMKVAVETEQTGCSYIECDANMPPIGTRIRRGPDWRWDNQDLEMPGTVVSHTKTGQIWVEWDFGNINRYRYGVEGCYDVVTTEDPRLLEDQIIAVGCVVRRSDGWKAGHTEDGGPGKTGSVFIVHDDGTVQVRWSNGKMGRYKCGFDGQSEVEICDPFNQSQLENLPLAAGGEPVPNVLPKEEEEELEEDPMVAEMNRRNAQRSQEVSSQPKKMSDNIQQDKQASGSKPKEQAQTSNKQPVTNDQSSDDNTRVQQEQLPVRSSNTRTDRPRDNIKSSHRDSQNPQSERSRPNLRLDIPKSGSSDSIDNTGIDEIPEISIASPGEGRWQYRDGYGGWKAYSKEQNDKLEKAYCHNPKGVSLIYVGKSQYRIMFAKFKQVNLKTKEMIDVRRNVSTI; this is encoded by the exons ATGTCACCAAGGGATTCAATTACTGGTAACCATATGGGTTCACAGTCCAAAAACATGTCAGGATTTTCTGAGTCAGTACCAGACCTTTCTGAAAAGAGTGCTATAAATGACTGGAGCAGGATAAGGGATGTCAGAGAAGGGTACATGAGTAAAGATGACAATTTTACACCCCAAAGAAAAACTTTAAGATCAAATGAGAATTTTATTGGACAAAGAAGTGTAAATAACCCACACACACACATGAGTTTTATTGAATCAAATAGTCCTTCAAGAAAACAACAATATTCACAATCTCTTATGCAACAAAACATTACCTCACCAAACTCATCACAACAGGGACATACAGTGTTTCCTCACAAAAGTGTTGAAGCCAGTAAAGTAGGATTGTCTGGATCACAGCAAGTGTTTTCAAACTCTGCTTCTGTTAGAGGCAACCATAAAAGACAGTCTACGGTAGAACAGGAACCTGTTAGGGAACAGTATAGAATTAGTCAGAAACCAAAAGTTAATTCATCAAGTGTTGGTTTGAATGATATAAATGTTCAACAGGCTTGGAGTCAG TTTCAGCAGATGCAACAATCACTAGAACAGTTACAACAAAGTAGTAATGAAATTCTACAGGATCTGGACAATGAAGAAAG aGAAAATGAAGAATGGATATCTGTTATTAACAAGAAAGCAATAG gtATTGAAAATCGTTTACTGAGAATAGAAGAGAAGACAAAGGACGATGAATTAACACTTCAACAGCTAGCAGATCTTGTTAAAACTATTGGTGGAAAATTTGATGATATAGAAGATATTCTTAAAACACTGTCTATTCATGACGAATGTGATGATGTGAACAATGTTGAGCAGTTAAATGATGGATCAGCATCAGAGATTGAATCAGTACAGCCTGTTCCTGAAGAGGTATCCTCACTGATAGTGTCTGAACTGGTGCCTAACGGAACAGTGTCCAAACCAATGCCTGGCGAAACAGTGTCCGAACCGATAGCTGGAGGAAGTAAGGAGATACCAGGGAATGGAGAGGAAGTATTACAAGACATTAATATTGACTATACCTCTTTGCCAAATATATCCAAAGATAATAGAGGGTATAAACAAAGATGTACGGGAAGGAGTGATGACAATAGAAGACAGATAAggaaagatagaaaaaataaaaacataaagacaACTAGTGAAAGAGATCATGAACAGTCAGTTCAGTCTCATTCTTCTTCTTCAaatgttagaaaaaaagaaacaaaggaaGCATCTAGACCAAGTGAACAAACAAATTCACCAGCGAAACAGGCAAAGGAACAACAATCCACTACATCACATCAAACTTCTTCACCAGCAAGACAGGCGAAACAACAGCAACCAACTACATCGCATCAAAATACCTCATCAGGAAGACCTCCAGTTGTTAAAGAAAg taaACCCAGTTATAGTCTCCCTGATGATAGAGATGATTATAGAAACCTGCCTGTTCTGGCAATGG GAGAACAAGTTTTACCTTCAATGCAACAGGAGACCATTCCAAATGCTGATAAGTTTTGGATGGGATTGGTGGAAAGAGAAAAAGAAGCTG CTGAGAAAGGTTCATTACCTAAAGGTGATGGAGAAGACACCTATCTTATTTTGGACACATCAGCTAGTATGGAAGGGCAGCCATTGTCAGACTTGATGAAGACTGCCAGAACATTCCTCAACG GACTATGCAAAAATGCTCAGCTTACACAGGAGAATGTTTGTATTGTGGAAGTTGGCAAAGCCACTAGAGTTCTCGTACATAAAACTAATAGTAGAGATAAATTACTGTCATCACTAG GTCAGCTAAGACCAGGAGGAATGTCACCTGTAACAGGAGCCCTACTTCTTATAGAGGGAATCATAGCAAGGA ACCCTGCTCCAAAAAAAGTAGTTGTGATATCAGATGGAAAGATGACACCTATCCATATTAAATCTGGGAAAGATTTACCTGACCTACATAATGAACAG CTTAAAATCCAGCTTAAAATCTTAGGCCACAATATGCGTGCCTTGAATGCCAGAATATTCTTTGTTCCTGTAGGACCTTATGATTCT AGTTTAATGGAAGGTCTGATAAAAGATACTAGAGGAGATGAGATACTACCAGCCAACATTAGTAGACTTTACAACTGGACAAGAAATACT ATTTTGACGTTAAAACTTGCAGCAGACTGTAGAAAACAGCACCCTGGGATTTCAATAGATAACGACCAGTTCAGAGCTGTTATTGAGCGTGCAGGCTCTGAATGTCAGATTGGCCCAGAG GAGGTGAATGACATGATGAAAGTTGCTGTTGAGACTGAGCAGACTGGGTGCTCCTATATAGAATGTGACGCTAACATGCCACCAATAGGTACACGTATACGGAGAGGTCCTGACTGGAGATGGGACAACCAAGATCTAGAAATGCCAGGAACTGTGGTATCCCATACTAAAACTG GACAAATTTGGGTAGAGTGGGACTTTGGTAATATCAACAGATATCGTTATGGAGTAGAAGGATGTTATGATGTTGTAACGACAGAGGATCCACGACTCCTAGAAGATCAGATTATAGCCGTTGGTTGTGTTGTCAGAAGAA GTGATGGATGGAAAGCTGGCCATACAGAAGATGGTGGACCAGGAAAGACTGGGTCTGTCTTTATTGTTCATGATGATGGTACAGTTCAG GTGAGATGGTCCAATGGGAAAATGGGACGATATAAGTGTGGATTTGATGGCCAGTCTGAAGTTGAAATTTG TGATCCTTTTAATCAAAGTCAGTTAGAAAACTTGCCCTTAGCAGCTGGTGGTGAACCTGTCCCTAATGTACTCCCcaaggaggaggaggaggagttGGAGGAAGATCCAATGGTAGCAGAAATGAACAGAAGGAATGCACAAAGGTCTCAGGAAGTCTCTAGTCAACCAAAAAAGATGTCTGATAATATACAGCAAGATAAACAAGCATCAGGCTCAAAACCTAAAGAACAAGCTCAGACATCTAACAAACAGCCAGTCACCAATGATCAATCATCTGATGACAATACGAGAGTTCAACAag AGCAATTACCAGTCAGAAGTAGTAACACAAGGACAGACAGACCAAGGGATAACATAAAGTCTTCACACAGAGATAGCCAGAATCCACAAAGTGAAAGATCAAGGCCAAACTTAAGATTAGATATCCCAAAGTCTGGAAGCT